The Candidatus Methylomirabilis tolerans genomic sequence GGTCATCACGATCGCACGAGGGCTCAGTATGCCGAATGGCGTTGCATTTCACAATGGCGCGCTTTACGTGGCCGAAGTGGACCGCATTCTGCGGTACGACAATATCGAAGCCCACCTGAAAGACCCGCCTGCGCCTGTGGTGCTCAGTGAACGTTTCCCCCGAGATCGCCTTCATGGCTGGAAGGTCATTCGCTTTAGTCCGGATGAGTGGCTCTACATCCCCGTTGGGGCCCCATGTAATGTCTGTGAGCGCGAAGATCAGCGCTACGCATCGATCACGCGTATGAAGCCGGACGGGACCCAATTGGAAATCTTTGCGCGGGGTGTCCGCAATACGGTAGGATTCGATTGGCATCCCATGACGCATGAGCTTTGGTTTACGGATAACGGGCGAGACTGGATGGGTGACGATCTTCCGCCTGATGAGCTGAATCATGCGCCGCGTCCAGGGCTGCATTTCGGCTTTCCCTATTGCCATGGACGCACTCTTCCCGATCCCGGGTTCGGGAAGCATCGGAAGTGTGAAGAGTTTATCCCACCGGCAATAGAACTCGGGCCGCACGTGGCCGCGCTCGGCGCACGCTTTTACACGGGAACGATGTTTCCGGACGAGTTCCGGAATCACCTGTTTATTGCGGAACACGGATCGTGGAATCGAAGCGCGCCGATCGGGTATCGTGTGACCCTTGTGCGATTTGAAAACCAGCGTGCGCTCCCGTACGAGGTCTTCGCCGAGGGATGGCTCCAAGGCGGTTCCGCGTGGGGACGTCCTGTGGACCTGCTTGTCATGCCGGATGGCGCGATGCTCATTTCGGACGATGAGGCAAATGTGATTTATCGGATCAGCTACGGAAAATGACCCGATATAGTATGTCAGCGAGAAAGATGTTCAAATGCAGAACGGGTTGTAAATTTTGCGCGACAAGAACGAAAATTCGTGGTAAAGAATGTGGGCCTTTTTGACGAACGAAGAAGATGAGACATTGGGAGAGGCGTGAGGACGTGCGATTGCAAACATCGACGTTGACCTAAGGAAAGGAGGGAAAGGGTGGGATACAGGCCCAGGAAGACTTTGTCGTGGATAGGTGCATTGGCCGTTGCGGTGGTGATTGTAGGTGCGGGTGGTGCATCGAGCGCAATGGCGGAAGATCCGCAATCGATGGATACGATCGCTACCCAACAAGTGGAGGGCGCGGTACTGCTGGAGACAGAGCAAATCGAGGAATACGACCCCTGGGAGCCTTATAACGAAGAGATCTTCGAATTCAATCATGATGTGTTCGATCGGTATGTCCTGAAACCGGTGGCAACTGGATGGGATTATCTGCCTGACCCTGTGCAGGAAAGCCTCGGTAACGCCTTTGATAACGTCGGTATGCCGCGTCGCCTGGTCAACAACCTGCTCCAGGCCAAATTCAGAGGGGCGGGCAATGAACTGGC encodes the following:
- a CDS encoding VacJ family lipoprotein codes for the protein MGYRPRKTLSWIGALAVAVVIVGAGGASSAMAEDPQSMDTIATQQVEGAVLLETEQIEEYDPWEPYNEEIFEFNHDVFDRYVLKPVATGWDYLPDPVQESLGNAFDNVGMPRRLVNNLLQAKFRGAGNELARFGINTTVGVVGLFDVAKTWGIEKSDEDTGQTLGVWGVGPGPYFILPFLPPLTVRDAFGFIADTAMDPINYFVPLAASFGRRAGDSVNARSQNLELFESVEESTVDLYSAVRNAYLQRRQRAIAE
- a CDS encoding PQQ-dependent sugar dehydrogenase, giving the protein MRGFRFSVALLALLTGSVSCGGANSVQELPLHQIKLPPGFEIGIYAAHVPNARSMALSPNGTLFVGTLTAGNVYALLDRNQDRKVDEVITIARGLSMPNGVAFHNGALYVAEVDRILRYDNIEAHLKDPPAPVVLSERFPRDRLHGWKVIRFSPDEWLYIPVGAPCNVCEREDQRYASITRMKPDGTQLEIFARGVRNTVGFDWHPMTHELWFTDNGRDWMGDDLPPDELNHAPRPGLHFGFPYCHGRTLPDPGFGKHRKCEEFIPPAIELGPHVAALGARFYTGTMFPDEFRNHLFIAEHGSWNRSAPIGYRVTLVRFENQRALPYEVFAEGWLQGGSAWGRPVDLLVMPDGAMLISDDEANVIYRISYGK